The window CGGCTATTTTTCTTCCAGAGGATTCCCGATCCGACCATTACGTGATGGCCAAGGGTAAGGGATCAGGTCCCTTTCCTGATCCAGACCAGTTCATTGATGGCAAGGGCGAGCTGGCGGTATTTCTTACCAGGCTGAACCGTCCCGTGGCGGTTGATGAACTCATTAACGACACGGCCAATAAAATGGAGCAGAAGCTTTTGGCTGCTTTCCATTCGGGGCTGGCGGTGCCTATGATTTTCCAGGCGCGGCTCACCGGTTTCCTGCTGATCTCTGAGAAATTTGCGGCCAATGAATTCAGTTCCGACGACACCGAGTTTCTATCTATCCTGGCCAACCAGATTTCGGTCGCCATTGAGAATGCACGTTTGTATGAGGCGGAGAAGGAAGCGACCCAGCAGTTACGTGCCGCGCAGCAGCAGTTGGTCAACACTGAGCGCCTGGCTGCCCTGGGGGAGATGTCGGCCCGAGTGGCTCACGAAATAAATAACCCTCTGGGTATAATCATAAACTATATGCTCTTGCTGCGACGAGCAATGAAGGGGAATGTCGAAGCCGGCAACTATGCTGAGATTGTCAGTGAGGAAATTGATCGGATTGCTCGGATTGTGCGTCAGTTGCTCGACTTCTATCGACCGGTGAAAGATGATTTCAGTCCGGTTGACGCTATCTCGATTCTGGAGGAAGTTCTGGAACTGATGAGCCGGCAATTAGACAAGCTGGGTATAGAGTTGGTCATGGTCCTGCCTGCCGAGCATCCGTTGTTTGCGGGATCGCCGGAGAATATCAGACAGGTATTTCTAAACATAATTATTAATGCCTGCGATGCCATGCCGAACGGAGGTAAGCTTGAAATTGAGTTGGTGGCGAGTGGCTCAGAATTGACTATAGACTTTTGTGACACTGGTACCGGAATTTCGGCGAAGGCTATTCCTCGAATATTCGAACCTTTTTTCACAACCAAACAACCCGGAAAGGGAACTGGACTGGGACTATCGGTCTGCTATGGTATTATCAAGCGCCACGATGGGTCGATAACATATAAGAACACCAAAGTTGGTGGATGTTTCGAAATCAAACTACCGATTTCAGAACACGAACCGAGTGATGAACAAGATGGCTGAGAGAATTATTATAATCGACGACGAAGTGCGGATGTGCGATTCGCTATCGGCGCTTCTTACCGGTGACGGATACGAAGTCAAGGCCTTTGTGCGTTCGACAGAGGCCGCCGACTTTATTCGTAACAAGCGGATCGACCTCGTGATTACCGATCTAAAGATGCCCGAGATGGATGGTCTGGATATTCTTCAGGTGGTCAGCGAGACAGATTCCGATATTCCTGTGATTCTGATGACCGGTTATGCCTCGCTTGAGAGCGCTATCGAGGCGGTAGCCCGGGGAGCCTACGATTATCTTCTTAAGCCGGTGGAGTTCAACTATCTGGAGTTAGCGGTTAACCGGGCGCTTGAGAAACGCCGAAACAATCTCGCCCGGTTACAATTGATCGAAGAGCTAAAACTATCGAATATGATTCTTCAGCGCCGTATGGGGGAACTCAATGCCCTCTATGAAGCCGGTAAGTCAATCGGATCGACAGCCAATCTCAAAGACCTGTTGCGGCAAATTGTTGTTCTTGCTTCTACTGTTACTGAAGCCCAGGTCGGGTCTATTATGCAGTTGGATGAGCGAGGAGAATACCTCAGTATTGAAGCCGCGATTGGTCTTGACGATGAAGTCATTGCATCCACCAGGCTGCCCATTGGGGAGTCGATTGCCGGGACAGTTGCTCTTAATGGGAAACCTTTGGTAGTCGAGGATGTAGAAAAAAGCAGCCGATTTGGACGTATCAATAAAGAAAAATACGGTGCCGCTTCATTACTGTGCTGTCCGCTCCGCATCAAGAACAAAGTAATCGGTGTGATCAACATGGCCAACAAGCAGAGCGGAGAAGCTTTCACCGAAAATGACCTGCGGCTCCTGACTACCTTTGCCTCGCAGGCAGCTATCGCTGTTGATGATGCCAGCCAGTTTGAGAAAAACCGTCGCCGGCTGGTAGAGTTTGAAATACTCCACGAGTTGAGTAAGGAACTGCCGAGTCTTCAATCGCTCAATCACTTCCGTGCGGCTCTGGTTGACAAACTGGTTCGTGTCTTTCCGATTGACTATTCAATCTGGTACAATTGGGATGTCGACACCCGAACCCTCATGCCTCACGGGATTTCCGGCCGGGTTGATCTACCAGTTACCGAAAGCGGTGGTATTGATCTGCGCCGCGTCGCCGGCGACTCGATACACATCGGTCCCGTTGATGCCGATACGGTTGATCTACAGAATATAGAAGAACTATCCGGGTATGTGTCCGCTCAGTTGGAGGGAAAGAGGAACTTTCCTCAGCCCAAAGCGGCCTTTATGGCGATACCCATATTCAGGGGCAACGAGCTGGCGCACGTGTTCTATATTGGCGCCGATAGCAACATACGTTACAGCGAGGATGATATCTCGCTGGCCCGTCTTGTCATTTCGCAAGCATCACTACTGTTTGAGAAGGAACGCTCATTGCTCAATGCTACCCGGCTGATGACGATGGGAAATATGATTTCGGAGATCTCTCATGATCTTAGACGGCCATTGACCTCGATCAAGGGAATTCTTCAGGTTCTAAAAATGAAGCATCCCGAACTCACCAACGATTCCGAGCTGTTTGCATCCGCCAATGACGAAATCCACCGCCTCAATGAGTTGGTTCGGGAATTGGTTGATTTTTCAAATCCTAATCGGTACGAGACGGAGAAAATCGACTTGAGGAAAATAGTCGCCCGTACCGCTGAACTGATCGGCCCCGATCTGCGCCGTGACAGTATTGAGTTTGAGTCAGAATTCGTTGATGCCGACTGGGATGTCATTGTGAACAAGAACCAGATTCTGGAAGTGCTGCTGAATCTATTTATGAATGCTACTGATGCCATGCCGGATGGCGGAGACCTGAAAGTTATAGGCGTTATAGAACGACCAGATCATAAAAAACAGGACTACCTGGCCCTGAAGATAATCGATACCGGTTGTGGCATCGGGAAAGAGAATCTCTCGAAGATTTTTGATCGCTATTATACATCGAAGGATACTGGGACAGGCCTTGGTTTAGCTGTTGTAGATCGGATCATCTCAGCCCACAGTGGGACGCTGAACGTTGCTTCGGAAGAAGGAAAAGGGACGACTTTTACGCTCTATTTCCCATATTCCAGGTGAATACCGTGCAGTCTGTTGCGAAAAACTCGCAATAATTCCGTAATTGGGGCTTGATCTTAGGCATTTTGTTGCCGATACAATATGCAAACGGATGACAAAGTTATGACAAAGAACAAAATTAAGATACTCGTAATCGACGATGACCCCAAGGTAGCCTGGATTCTCAAAGAAGGTTTGGCTCCCAAATTTGATTTTGTCTCTGCCCGGGACGGGATCGAGGGTATCCAGATGGTTACCACTGAGAAACCGGACCTGATCCTGCTGGACATCAAGATGCCCGGTATGACCGGGCTTGACGTACTTGAAAAACTCAACAAGTTAGAGGATCGGCCAGAAGTGATCATGGTGTCGGGGCATGGTGACACCAACTATGTTGTCGATTCCATCAAGCTCGGTGCAGCCGAATTTATCAACAAGCCGTTTGATGTTCAGGAGATTGAAATCCACATCAACGGTGTGCTGGAACGCAGCAGCCTCAAGCAGGAAGTAGCCGAACTCAAATCCGAACTCGAAGTCAAGAGCGGGTGGACGAACTTCATCGGTGATTCGGTGGCCATGCAGAAGGTTAAAGAGGTCATCGAGCAAGTGGCCGATTCCGAACTGACAGTTCTTATACGAGGCGAATCCGGCACAGGCAAAGAAATTGCGGCCAGGTCTCTGCACCAGCTTTCGAGTCGTCGTGACAAGCCGTTTGTGAAGGTCAACTGTGCTGCAATACCTCGGGATCTGCTTGAGGCAGAGCTGTTTGGTTATGAGAAAGGTGCGTTCACCGGAGCGCACAAAAACAAGCAGGGGCGGTTTGAACTGGCCCACAAAGGGACCATGTTCCTTGACGAAATCGGAGACATGCCACTTGAGTTACAGTCGAAACTTCTCCAGGTGCTGGAGCAGCAAGAGTTCGTCCGGGTGGGTGGTATCAGCACCATTCATGTGGATACCCGAATCATCTGCGCCACCAATCGGAACCTGGAGCAGGCCATTTCCGAACAGGCGTTCCGCGATGATCTATTTTATCGCCTCAACGAAATCACCGTTCTCCTACCCTCACTAAGAGAGCGTCCGGAAGATACCGCGCTGTTGGCAAATTTCTTTATTGAGAAGTACAACAAGTTATATGGTAAGGATTTTGAGAACCTTTCAGCGGAGACGCTGGCCACTCTGACTGCATTTGCCTGGCCGGGTAACGTACGCCAATTGGAAAATATGGTCAAGCAGGTGGTGGTACGGGGAGATCAATCAATTATTGTCGATCTCATTGCCAACGCGGGTTCAAGTGTAGCGACACACCAGCCAGCAATGGTTGGGGCCTCAGCCGGAGTAGCTGGAACCGCTTCCGTCGAATTGGGAGCCGAGCACACTTTTTCGCTGAAGAAGCGTATCGGT of the Candidatus Zixiibacteriota bacterium genome contains:
- a CDS encoding GAF domain-containing protein, producing MNKHSRRRNKVTPEDKLESASSPEKADVIAAGANESAKKQAPVSASPEERLTELTASNRQLKRKIFDLYTVFEISRNFNSVLNYQNLLDSFILTSLAQVSASKAAIFLPEDSRSDHYVMAKGKGSGPFPDPDQFIDGKGELAVFLTRLNRPVAVDELINDTANKMEQKLLAAFHSGLAVPMIFQARLTGFLLISEKFAANEFSSDDTEFLSILANQISVAIENARLYEAEKEATQQLRAAQQQLVNTERLAALGEMSARVAHEINNPLGIIINYMLLLRRAMKGNVEAGNYAEIVSEEIDRIARIVRQLLDFYRPVKDDFSPVDAISILEEVLELMSRQLDKLGIELVMVLPAEHPLFAGSPENIRQVFLNIIINACDAMPNGGKLEIELVASGSELTIDFCDTGTGISAKAIPRIFEPFFTTKQPGKGTGLGLSVCYGIIKRHDGSITYKNTKVGGCFEIKLPISEHEPSDEQDG
- a CDS encoding GAF domain-containing protein, with amino-acid sequence MAERIIIIDDEVRMCDSLSALLTGDGYEVKAFVRSTEAADFIRNKRIDLVITDLKMPEMDGLDILQVVSETDSDIPVILMTGYASLESAIEAVARGAYDYLLKPVEFNYLELAVNRALEKRRNNLARLQLIEELKLSNMILQRRMGELNALYEAGKSIGSTANLKDLLRQIVVLASTVTEAQVGSIMQLDERGEYLSIEAAIGLDDEVIASTRLPIGESIAGTVALNGKPLVVEDVEKSSRFGRINKEKYGAASLLCCPLRIKNKVIGVINMANKQSGEAFTENDLRLLTTFASQAAIAVDDASQFEKNRRRLVEFEILHELSKELPSLQSLNHFRAALVDKLVRVFPIDYSIWYNWDVDTRTLMPHGISGRVDLPVTESGGIDLRRVAGDSIHIGPVDADTVDLQNIEELSGYVSAQLEGKRNFPQPKAAFMAIPIFRGNELAHVFYIGADSNIRYSEDDISLARLVISQASLLFEKERSLLNATRLMTMGNMISEISHDLRRPLTSIKGILQVLKMKHPELTNDSELFASANDEIHRLNELVRELVDFSNPNRYETEKIDLRKIVARTAELIGPDLRRDSIEFESEFVDADWDVIVNKNQILEVLLNLFMNATDAMPDGGDLKVIGVIERPDHKKQDYLALKIIDTGCGIGKENLSKIFDRYYTSKDTGTGLGLAVVDRIISAHSGTLNVASEEGKGTTFTLYFPYSR
- a CDS encoding sigma-54 dependent transcriptional regulator, with the protein product MTKNKIKILVIDDDPKVAWILKEGLAPKFDFVSARDGIEGIQMVTTEKPDLILLDIKMPGMTGLDVLEKLNKLEDRPEVIMVSGHGDTNYVVDSIKLGAAEFINKPFDVQEIEIHINGVLERSSLKQEVAELKSELEVKSGWTNFIGDSVAMQKVKEVIEQVADSELTVLIRGESGTGKEIAARSLHQLSSRRDKPFVKVNCAAIPRDLLEAELFGYEKGAFTGAHKNKQGRFELAHKGTMFLDEIGDMPLELQSKLLQVLEQQEFVRVGGISTIHVDTRIICATNRNLEQAISEQAFRDDLFYRLNEITVLLPSLRERPEDTALLANFFIEKYNKLYGKDFENLSAETLATLTAFAWPGNVRQLENMVKQVVVRGDQSIIVDLIANAGSSVATHQPAMVGASAGVAGTASVELGAEHTFSLKKRIGKTVAEEEKKLISEVLSKTNWNRRRASEMLEISYRSLLYKIKDYNLNAIK